A stretch of the Gemmatimonadota bacterium genome encodes the following:
- a CDS encoding nucleoside hydrolase — protein MPVRIILDTDTGVDDALAIMLAMRSPELHVEAITGVCGNTPLDHCMRNIHITLGVLNAPSAPEVARGEDRPLVRELAFAGDIHGTDGLGDVTRLKDAKGVRIYPDPVQRVSPVHAVDMILERAGRYPDELSLVAVGPLTNVARAIMRDPDRMRGLRQIIIMGGAFETGGNVSPVAEFNIHADPHAAQIVCDSGIPLVFVPLDVTRQALLDAEMIDRHAQEGGARATFVRDCTARYVAFHRRNRGVNGCFLHDPLAVAVAIREDLVTLVPARVDVETAGDLTTGMTVADLRSARWGEPNARVCTALDVQEFTRMFEERVLS, from the coding sequence ATGCCCGTCCGTATCATCCTGGACACCGACACAGGGGTCGACGACGCCCTGGCCATTATGCTGGCCATGCGGTCCCCCGAACTGCACGTCGAGGCCATTACCGGGGTATGCGGCAACACGCCCCTCGACCACTGCATGCGCAACATACACATCACGTTGGGCGTACTCAATGCCCCTTCCGCGCCGGAAGTGGCCAGGGGGGAGGACCGGCCGCTCGTCCGCGAGCTTGCCTTCGCCGGGGATATCCACGGAACCGACGGGCTGGGCGACGTGACCCGCCTGAAGGACGCGAAGGGAGTCCGCATATACCCGGATCCGGTGCAACGGGTGAGTCCCGTGCACGCCGTCGATATGATCCTGGAACGGGCAGGCCGGTACCCGGATGAACTGAGCCTGGTCGCCGTGGGCCCGCTCACCAACGTCGCGCGGGCCATAATGCGGGATCCGGATCGAATGCGGGGTCTCCGGCAAATCATCATCATGGGCGGCGCCTTCGAGACCGGGGGCAACGTGTCCCCCGTGGCGGAGTTCAACATCCACGCCGACCCCCACGCCGCGCAGATCGTCTGCGATTCCGGGATCCCCCTGGTCTTCGTTCCCCTCGATGTGACCAGGCAGGCGCTCCTGGACGCCGAAATGATAGACCGCCATGCGCAGGAGGGAGGCGCCAGGGCGACTTTCGTTCGCGACTGCACCGCCCGTTACGTCGCGTTCCACCGGCGCAACCGGGGCGTCAACGGCTGCTTCCTCCACGATCCCCTGGCCGTGGCCGTCGCCATTCGGGAAGATCTCGTCACACTGGTGCCCGCGCGGGTGGACGTGGAAACCGCCGGTGATCTCACCACGGGGATGACGGTCGCCGATCTACGTTCGGCAAGGTGGGGCGAACCCAACGCCAGGGTGTGCACCGCGCTGGACGTACAGGAATTCACCAGAATGTTCGAGGAAAGGGTGCTCTCATGA
- a CDS encoding M14 family metallopeptidase: MYRFLTALALVLAAVNTATAQDYDVSELQTRAEFSYFDETTRYEEVMSFLRAAVLASDRLHLTEFGYTTEGRKLPLLVYGDVWDATPGEVAGTGRTRVFVQANIHAGEVCGKEALLMLIRELASGAYADWADSLVVLMAPIYNADGNERISLYNRPRQHGPVGGMGQRPNAQGFDLNRDHMKLDAPEARSLVRLMNEYDPHVLIDLHTTNGTVHGYHLTYSPPLNPNTADPIIDLLRERWLPEVRDAIRETYGWEFYYYGNVPRAGSTREPGWYTFDHRPRFNNNYVGLRNRIAILSEAYSYATFEERILATLAFVKENLHYAHRHAALIRQTLETVDLETVVGRDMAVRSEFARSAKPVDILLGEVSETRNPYTGEVMYLREETLIPTSMYEYGQFAAVETERAPRTYFVPPSLAVVIERLGAHGVWFEELSGPREMALERFRIDSTRAAERPFQGRHERTLSGAYEPVVRTLEAGTLVVPVDQQLGRLVFYLLEPRSDDGLVAWALMDDVLEDATYYPILREPADRQQP, translated from the coding sequence ATGTATCGATTTCTCACTGCATTGGCGCTGGTCCTGGCGGCCGTTAACACGGCTACCGCCCAGGACTACGATGTTTCCGAACTCCAGACCCGCGCCGAGTTCTCCTATTTCGACGAGACGACGCGGTACGAAGAGGTCATGTCGTTCCTTCGGGCCGCCGTGCTTGCCTCCGACCGGCTCCATCTGACTGAATTCGGTTACACGACCGAAGGCCGGAAATTGCCCCTGCTCGTCTATGGCGACGTCTGGGATGCGACCCCCGGGGAGGTTGCCGGGACCGGCAGAACGCGGGTATTCGTCCAGGCGAACATCCACGCGGGAGAGGTCTGCGGCAAGGAAGCCCTGCTGATGCTGATCCGGGAACTGGCTTCCGGCGCATACGCCGACTGGGCCGATTCGCTGGTGGTACTTATGGCACCCATCTACAACGCCGACGGCAACGAGCGGATCAGCCTGTACAACCGGCCCCGTCAACATGGACCCGTAGGGGGCATGGGACAGCGCCCCAACGCCCAGGGTTTCGACCTCAATCGCGACCACATGAAGCTGGACGCCCCCGAGGCGCGGTCCCTCGTGCGGCTCATGAACGAATACGATCCCCACGTGCTCATCGATCTCCACACGACCAACGGCACCGTGCACGGCTATCACCTGACCTACTCGCCGCCGCTCAACCCGAATACCGCCGATCCCATCATCGACCTGTTGCGGGAGCGGTGGCTGCCCGAAGTGCGCGACGCCATCCGGGAGACCTACGGATGGGAATTCTACTATTACGGAAACGTGCCGAGGGCCGGATCGACCCGTGAACCGGGCTGGTATACCTTCGATCATCGACCCCGGTTCAACAACAACTACGTGGGGCTCCGAAACCGTATCGCCATACTGAGCGAAGCCTATTCCTACGCGACGTTTGAAGAGCGCATCCTGGCCACCCTGGCGTTCGTGAAGGAGAACCTGCACTACGCCCACCGGCACGCGGCCCTGATCCGCCAGACCCTCGAAACGGTCGACCTGGAAACGGTCGTGGGTCGGGATATGGCCGTCCGTTCCGAGTTCGCCCGGTCCGCGAAACCGGTCGACATCCTGCTGGGTGAAGTCTCGGAAACCCGTAACCCGTACACCGGCGAGGTCATGTATCTCAGGGAAGAAACGCTGATTCCGACTTCGATGTACGAGTATGGACAATTCGCCGCGGTGGAGACAGAGCGCGCCCCCAGGACCTATTTCGTGCCACCCTCCCTGGCCGTCGTGATCGAACGGCTCGGGGCCCATGGAGTCTGGTTCGAGGAACTCTCCGGTCCGCGTGAGATGGCGCTGGAGCGATTCAGAATCGATTCGACGCGGGCGGCCGAGCGGCCCTTCCAAGGAAGACACGAGCGGACTCTTTCCGGCGCGTACGAGCCCGTGGTCCGGACGCTGGAAGCCGGCACGCTGGTCGTGCCGGTAGACCAGCAACTGGGCAGGCTGGTCTTCTACCTGCTGGAACCCCGGTCCGACGACGGCCTGGTCGCGTGGGCCCTTATGGATGATGTGCTCGAGGACGCGACTTACTATCCCATACTGCGCGAGCCGGCGGACCGGCAGCAGCCCTGA
- a CDS encoding VOC family protein has translation MPVGTKNQAIPGCGTHHVAIQSRDWDASLQLYRDVLGMKFVAEFGPEERRIMLLDAGDGSHIELFQPTGETPSPGGEAPNDPVTHIALATTDTRAAIEHVRAHGYEVTVEPKDLNLGGLDVTIAFFKGPSGEVIEFFQVH, from the coding sequence ATGCCAGTGGGAACGAAGAACCAGGCGATTCCCGGCTGCGGTACGCATCACGTGGCCATCCAGTCAAGGGACTGGGACGCGTCGCTGCAATTGTACCGGGATGTCCTCGGGATGAAATTCGTGGCGGAATTCGGACCGGAGGAGCGCAGGATCATGCTCCTCGACGCCGGGGACGGCAGCCACATCGAGTTATTCCAGCCCACAGGCGAGACCCCGTCGCCGGGAGGCGAAGCGCCCAACGACCCGGTCACGCATATCGCCCTGGCCACGACGGATACGCGGGCCGCGATCGAACATGTCCGGGCCCATGGATATGAAGTGACAGTCGAGCCGAAAGACCTGAATCTCGGGGGACTGGATGTGACCATCGCCTTCTTCAAAGGCCCCAGCGGCGAGGTGATCGAGTTCTTCCAGGTGCATTGA
- the argG gene encoding argininosuccinate synthase, which yields MDLSSLKGRTVGAAVSGGLDSCTVTRWLADHDVDVVCVTADLGQPDEERIDYVAERMMRCGAKEAVIVDAKEELARAGVEVIQCQAMYEGSYWNTTGIARHITVRTLLPELKKRGIDILSHGATGRGNDQVRFQLVANMIDPSVDVYAPWRDQAFLDDFPGRKEMIDFCENRELPIQASHEKPYSTDANILGLTHEAGRLESLETPAGFITPGMGVHPREAPDEPELLAVRFERGVPVRINEDPVTPLSAIETANRIGGRNGIGIGIHTVENRFVGIKSRGVYESPAMTLLGQCYEFLLQLILDRRARRTFDQTSVVIAEQIYQGYWYDPSTQALRASVDVFNRLATGTIRVELYKGRVSFVSAEDVPHSLYSETTASMEGVGDFDHKDSEGFLGVLGVSARALKSSSQTQ from the coding sequence ATGGATCTGAGCAGTCTGAAGGGCAGGACCGTCGGGGCGGCGGTATCCGGCGGACTGGACAGTTGTACGGTTACGCGCTGGCTCGCGGACCACGACGTCGACGTCGTCTGCGTTACGGCCGATCTCGGCCAGCCGGACGAAGAACGCATCGACTATGTCGCGGAACGCATGATGCGGTGCGGCGCGAAGGAAGCCGTGATCGTGGATGCGAAGGAAGAACTGGCGCGGGCCGGCGTCGAGGTCATCCAGTGCCAGGCCATGTACGAGGGGAGCTACTGGAACACGACCGGAATAGCCAGACATATCACCGTGCGGACCCTGCTGCCCGAGCTCAAGAAGCGCGGCATCGATATCCTGTCCCACGGCGCGACCGGCCGCGGGAACGACCAGGTCCGGTTTCAACTCGTCGCCAACATGATCGATCCATCGGTAGATGTCTACGCCCCCTGGCGGGATCAGGCTTTCCTGGACGATTTCCCCGGGCGGAAGGAAATGATCGACTTCTGTGAGAACCGGGAGTTGCCGATACAGGCTTCCCATGAAAAACCCTATTCCACGGATGCCAATATCCTCGGACTGACCCACGAGGCCGGCCGTCTCGAGTCGCTCGAAACCCCGGCCGGTTTCATCACGCCCGGCATGGGGGTCCATCCCCGTGAAGCACCCGATGAGCCCGAACTCCTGGCCGTTCGATTCGAACGGGGCGTACCGGTCCGGATAAACGAAGATCCGGTCACGCCGCTGTCGGCCATCGAAACGGCCAACCGGATCGGCGGCAGAAACGGCATCGGGATCGGCATCCACACGGTGGAGAACCGGTTCGTTGGCATCAAGAGCCGGGGCGTCTATGAATCGCCGGCCATGACGCTCCTCGGACAGTGCTACGAGTTCCTGCTGCAGCTCATTCTCGACCGTCGCGCGCGGCGTACCTTCGACCAGACCTCGGTGGTGATCGCGGAGCAGATCTACCAGGGCTACTGGTACGATCCGTCCACCCAGGCTCTCCGGGCCTCCGTGGACGTGTTCAACCGGCTCGCCACGGGGACCATCCGGGTCGAACTGTACAAGGGACGCGTGTCCTTCGTGTCGGCCGAAGACGTCCCTCACTCGCTCTATTCCGAGACGACGGCGTCCATGGAGGGCGTGGGAGACTTCGACCACAAGGATTCCGAGGGGTTTCTCGGCGTGTTGGGCGTCAGCGCCAGGGCACTTAAATCATCCAGCCAGACGCAATAG
- a CDS encoding 2-oxoglutarate dehydrogenase E1 component, which yields MDLLREFHGPNAGYVIALYERYLEDPDSVDAATRELFSRHVPSLDGDPSGGPSADFPACPADIDQIVFIANLAQNVREYGHLGAHLDPLADPRYFPYSVFATEDDTALGDPLTELELQAQGVTEETMRQLPSSLIGGPVSRQCGNASEALRRLKRVYSSTTGYDYMHIEVPGEREWLQEAAETGRFRPSEDNDSALAILDRLTEVEVFEQFLHRTFPGKTRFSIEGLDTMILILDGVIAEAAENNTSNILIGMAHRGRLNVLAHILHKPYEHILAEFRDPVRRVNKTGNDTGWTGDVKYHSGAQRMYQDDTGAEVDLHIHLAPNPSHLEAVNPVLEGMARAAGTIVNLPGDVRPLPERNLPILIHGDAAFAGQGVVAETFTLYRVPGFRTGGTIHLITNNQLGYTTPSEQSRSTLYASDIARGFEIPIIHVNADDPMACLEAARIAYAYRVKFRKDFLIDLVGYRRHGHNEGDDPSLTHPSLYRRIEAHPTVRKLWAERLVSAGRIEAEKPEEMVADRMNGMQTMLDELKPEEVLVEPYYKTPRSGTAKRTRSSVSMRRLKNLNKALWTFPENFALHPRLNRVIERRRRALDDVDARKIDWALAETLAFASIIEDGVPVRLTGQDVERGTFSQRHNVLHDYKTDLAWTPLRRLPQAHASFETRNTPLTEYAALGFEYGYSIQAPERFVLWEAQYGDFVDGAQIIIDEFLVSGRAKWGQTSSLTILLPHGFEGQGPDHSSGLMERFLSFGADFNIRVANCTTASQYFHLLRRQSRLLESDPLPLIIMTPKSLLRHPDVASSARELAEGKWRPIIEDGRAEANPEKIRRLVFCSGKVYVDLMNDEQWKSATHAAVVRIEQLYPVATDQLVKIIGRYANLEEVVWLQEEPENMGAWDYIRKVLESALDGRCPIYRVSRPPSAVPSEGSTAIHNRNQQNLAKMAFAMGASGNIEMN from the coding sequence TTGGATCTCTTGCGCGAGTTTCATGGTCCGAACGCCGGCTACGTGATCGCGTTGTACGAGCGGTACCTCGAGGATCCCGATTCCGTCGACGCGGCCACCCGTGAGCTCTTCTCCCGGCACGTGCCCTCCCTGGACGGTGATCCTTCCGGCGGGCCGTCTGCTGATTTCCCCGCCTGTCCCGCCGATATCGACCAGATTGTATTCATCGCCAATCTGGCCCAGAACGTCCGCGAATATGGACATCTCGGCGCTCACCTGGATCCCCTGGCCGACCCCAGGTACTTTCCCTATTCCGTTTTCGCGACCGAGGACGACACGGCGCTGGGCGACCCTCTGACGGAACTGGAACTCCAGGCGCAGGGCGTGACGGAAGAGACGATGCGCCAGCTTCCTTCTTCCCTGATCGGCGGTCCGGTGAGCAGACAGTGCGGCAACGCGTCCGAGGCTCTCAGGAGACTGAAGCGCGTCTATTCGTCCACCACCGGTTACGACTACATGCACATCGAAGTCCCTGGAGAACGGGAATGGCTGCAGGAGGCGGCGGAAACGGGGCGGTTCAGGCCCTCGGAGGACAACGACAGCGCGCTGGCCATCCTGGACCGTCTCACGGAGGTGGAGGTCTTCGAGCAGTTTCTGCACCGGACCTTTCCCGGCAAGACCCGGTTCTCCATCGAAGGCCTGGACACCATGATCCTCATCCTGGACGGGGTCATTGCCGAGGCCGCGGAGAACAACACCAGCAACATTCTGATCGGCATGGCCCACCGGGGCCGGCTCAACGTGCTCGCCCATATACTGCACAAACCCTACGAACACATCCTGGCCGAATTCCGGGACCCGGTCCGGCGGGTCAACAAGACCGGAAACGACACGGGGTGGACCGGCGACGTGAAGTATCACAGCGGCGCCCAGCGGATGTACCAGGACGATACGGGCGCGGAAGTGGATCTGCATATCCATCTTGCGCCGAACCCCAGCCACCTGGAAGCCGTCAATCCGGTGCTGGAGGGCATGGCCCGCGCCGCGGGGACGATCGTCAACCTGCCGGGGGACGTCCGGCCGCTGCCCGAGCGGAACCTGCCCATCCTGATCCATGGCGACGCGGCCTTCGCGGGCCAGGGCGTCGTGGCGGAAACCTTCACGCTGTACCGCGTCCCGGGTTTTCGTACGGGCGGTACGATACACCTCATCACCAACAACCAGCTCGGATACACCACGCCGTCGGAACAGTCCCGCAGCACCCTGTACGCCAGCGACATCGCGCGGGGATTCGAGATACCCATTATCCATGTCAACGCCGATGACCCCATGGCCTGCCTGGAGGCCGCAAGGATCGCCTACGCCTACCGCGTCAAGTTCCGCAAGGACTTCCTCATCGATCTGGTGGGGTACCGCCGGCACGGCCACAACGAGGGCGACGATCCTTCGCTCACCCATCCCAGTCTCTACCGGCGGATCGAAGCCCATCCGACGGTGAGGAAGCTGTGGGCCGAACGGCTCGTGTCGGCGGGACGGATCGAGGCGGAAAAGCCGGAGGAAATGGTCGCCGACCGCATGAACGGCATGCAGACGATGCTGGATGAACTGAAACCGGAAGAAGTGCTGGTGGAACCCTACTACAAGACCCCGAGATCGGGCACCGCGAAGCGCACACGCTCTTCCGTTTCCATGCGGCGTCTCAAGAACCTGAATAAAGCGCTCTGGACGTTCCCGGAAAACTTCGCCCTGCATCCCAGGCTGAACCGGGTGATCGAACGGCGGCGGCGGGCGCTGGACGACGTGGACGCACGGAAAATAGACTGGGCCCTAGCGGAGACCCTCGCCTTCGCCTCCATCATCGAGGATGGGGTTCCGGTCAGACTTACGGGCCAGGATGTGGAGCGGGGGACCTTCAGCCAGCGGCACAACGTGCTGCACGACTACAAGACCGACCTGGCCTGGACGCCGCTGCGCCGGCTGCCGCAGGCGCACGCCTCCTTCGAGACGCGAAACACGCCACTGACCGAGTACGCCGCCCTGGGATTCGAATACGGGTACAGCATCCAGGCGCCGGAGCGTTTCGTACTCTGGGAAGCCCAGTACGGCGACTTCGTGGACGGCGCCCAGATCATCATCGACGAATTCCTCGTTTCCGGCCGCGCCAAGTGGGGACAGACCTCGTCCCTGACCATCCTGCTCCCCCACGGATTCGAGGGACAGGGGCCGGATCATTCCAGCGGACTCATGGAACGTTTCCTCTCCTTCGGCGCCGATTTCAATATCCGGGTCGCCAACTGTACCACGGCCTCCCAGTACTTCCACCTGCTGCGGCGCCAGTCGAGGCTCCTGGAGTCCGACCCGCTGCCCCTGATCATCATGACGCCCAAGAGTCTGCTGCGCCATCCGGACGTGGCTTCTTCGGCACGGGAACTGGCGGAGGGAAAATGGAGGCCGATCATCGAAGACGGCAGGGCGGAGGCAAATCCCGAAAAGATCCGCCGGCTGGTGTTCTGCAGCGGCAAGGTGTATGTCGACCTGATGAACGACGAGCAATGGAAAAGCGCAACGCACGCCGCGGTCGTTCGTATAGAACAACTCTATCCGGTGGCGACGGACCAGCTGGTGAAGATCATAGGCCGGTATGCCAATCTGGAGGAAGTCGTCTGGCTCCAGGAAGAACCGGAGAACATGGGCGCCTGGGACTACATCCGCAAGGTCCTGGAATCCGCCCTGGATGGCCGGTGTCCGATTTACCGCGTTTCCCGTCCGCCGAGCGCGGTTCCCTCGGAGGGCTCGACGGCCATTCACAACCGGAACCAGCAGAACCTCGCCAAAATGGCCTTTGCCATGGGCGCATCGGGAAATATCGAGATGAATTGA